The following are encoded together in the Nitrospira sp. genome:
- a CDS encoding type II toxin-antitoxin system HigB family toxin, with product MRIIAKRALRNFWKRYPKAKGPLEAWHQEVTHADWASPSAVKAHFRSASVLHGNRVVFNVAGNQYRLIVKINYPYRVVYIRFIGTHVEYDAIDVTSI from the coding sequence GTGCGCATCATTGCCAAGCGGGCACTCCGAAACTTCTGGAAGCGATACCCAAAGGCCAAGGGGCCTTTGGAAGCCTGGCATCAGGAGGTCACCCATGCTGATTGGGCATCTCCATCGGCAGTCAAAGCTCACTTTCGTTCAGCCAGTGTCCTGCATGGCAATCGGGTTGTCTTCAACGTGGCGGGGAATCAATATCGGTTGATTGTGAAGATCAATTATCCGTACCGAGTGGTGTACATTCGATTCATCGGCACACACGTCGAGTACGATGCGATCGACGTGACGAGCATCTAG
- a CDS encoding helix-turn-helix domain-containing protein, translated as MTIVPIKTARDYDRALGRIEQLMDAKPGTKAGDELDVLTTLVEAYEAKHHAICPPDPVDAITFRMDQLGMTRRDLESLLGGRGRVSEIFTRKRTLSLEMIRRLHRKLHIPLESLIGTAA; from the coding sequence ATGACCATTGTTCCAATCAAGACGGCCCGAGACTATGACCGGGCGTTAGGTCGCATTGAACAACTGATGGATGCGAAACCAGGCACGAAGGCCGGTGATGAGCTGGACGTACTCACGACGCTTGTCGAAGCGTATGAAGCGAAACATCACGCGATTTGTCCTCCAGACCCGGTCGACGCGATCACATTTCGGATGGATCAACTCGGCATGACGCGGAGGGATTTGGAGAGTCTATTGGGCGGGCGCGGACGTGTGTCGGAAATCTTCACAAGGAAGCGGACTCTCTCGCTCGAGATGATTCGTCGACTTCACCGCAAGTTACACATTCCCCTGGAGAGCCTCATAGGGACCGCAGCGTAG